CAAGTACCAGCGCAACAGCACCGATTAGCATATATTTTTTCATCATGAATACTCTCCTCCAGATTAAAATCGAAAACAAATAACCATTTACAAGCAATGCTTGGTCTAGCTAGTTATTTAGGGTTTTACCATAACGCAAATCCCAAACACCATGGCCTTTATTGATGCCACGTTGCTCAAATTTGGTTAGCGGACGCCACGATGGGCGTGGTGCAAATCCGTCTTCACCGCCTAGGTTAACCCATTTTTCATCTGCAACAAAGACATCACGCATCCACTCTGCGTAATTTTCCCAATCTGTCGCGCAATGCAGCTCTCCCCCATCACGTAATCTTGCATATATCAAGTCAGTAAAAGGCTGCTGGATAATCCGTCGCTTGTGGTGCCGTGCTTTTGGCCATGGATCCGGAAAATATACTTGAACACGAGACAAGGAAGATTCCACAACATAATCACGCAGCACTTCTACTGCATCATGGCAAATCAGGCGTAAATTCTCTATTCCAGCCTGCTCTATTTTTAATAAAGCATGACCAACACCAGGGCGGTGCACTTCAATACCAATAAAGCCTTTTTCCGGTTCAGCACTGGCCATTTCAACCAGTGTTTCACCATTGCCAAAGCCTATTTCAATAACCAAATCACGATCATCACCAAAGACAGTTGATGCATTAATGACATCTCCTTCTTGAAGATCAATGCCATATTTTGGCCATAACTCGGTAAAAGCACGCTCTTGCCCGGGCGTCATTCGCCCTTGACGAAGTACAAAACTGCGAATAGTCATCAGCTGATCTTGACGTGTTCAATCATGGCATAAGCAGAGTGACTGTGAATGGATTCAAAGTTCTCTGATGAGACGCGATATGCCGAAATACGCTCATCTGCATTCAATACAGCGGCAACATCACGCACGATATCCTCAACAAATTTCGGATTTTCATAAGCGCGCTCGGTAACGTACTTTTCATCCGGTCGCTTTAATGTTGACCAAATTGGGCAAGAGCCACCTTCTTCACCAATAACAATCAGATCCTCTGTCGAAAACGGCTTCTGAGGATCAAATGTTGCCATAATGATGACATGAGAACGTTGGTTATGTGCACCGTATTTAGAAATTTCCTTTGAACACGGGCACAGGCTGGTTACCGGCACAGTCACCTCAACACTCAGCTCAGCATCTTCACGCGAACCATCAACGATCCAACTGACTTCGTAATCCAGCAAGCCAGGCACACCACTGACTGGTGCAGGCTTATTGATAAAAAATGGGAAGCTCAAGGAGATAGTTCCCTCTTCAGCGTGTAGCAACTCAAGCATTTCAGCATGCAACTCAGCGAAGCTCGCCAAATCCAGCGCTTTTTCGCGGTTGATCAGCTGAATAAAGCGCGACATATGCGTTCCTTTCTGGTCATGCGGTAACGCAACTGTCATCTCAGCCTTAGCGACCGTATGCTGTATGCCGCTTTCGCTCTGTACAGATAGAGGAATAGTAATATCACTGACGCCAACTCGTGTAATCGCAATTTTGCGCGTATCCGGGCTGCCCTGTACGTCGGGTATAGGATGGTGTTCTGTCATGAAAAGCACTCTGGCAAATAAAAATGGCGGGCATTATACAGCAAATCTGTTGGCTGCCCATGATCCACCATTACCAGCAATTACTTGCTGTAACGGCTCCTTTCTTTTTCGGCAAGTCGCAATACTACGCGGTCCATCATCGTCGTCGGTAAAAGACGACGTGCGAGCGACATGAGCCACGTTGCTCTAGTCACGTAATAACGCGGCTTTGGTTTCTTGGCTTCAAGCGCATGGATCAGCTTATCGACAACGGCTTCAGGCCCCAGCGTAAATGGCTCACGCTTATCACTTTCCAAGTGTTGGATCATATTCAAATATTGCTGCTTATGGACGCTACCTGAGGCATCAATCCAATCCTGAAACTCCACAAAAGCATTTTCGCGAAACTTACTGACAATCGGGCCGGGCTCAATTAAGCTGACATGAACACCACTGCCATTTAATTCCAAACGCAGTGCATCAGACAACGCTTCCAACGCAAATTTCATCGCACAATACGAGCCACGATAACGCATCACCGCAAGCCCCAACACCGAACTATTCTGCACAATTCGACCATGCCCTTGGTAGCGCATCAAAGGCACGATACGACGGGTCAGGTCATGCCAGCCAAGCAAGCCGTTATCTAGCTGATAAGCCAGTGCATTACGTGGCAAATCCTCGACCGCCCCGGGAATGGCAAAAGCACCATTATTAAACAGTGCATCAAGTCGCCCCCCAGTGTGTTTAAGCGTCCAGTCAAGGGCTATGGTGATTGAATCCGGCGATGCCAAATCCAGTTGTACAGCAGACAACCCTTC
The genomic region above belongs to Cardiobacteriaceae bacterium TAE3-ERU3 and contains:
- the folE2 gene encoding GTP cyclohydrolase FolE2, with amino-acid sequence MTEHHPIPDVQGSPDTRKIAITRVGVSDITIPLSVQSESGIQHTVAKAEMTVALPHDQKGTHMSRFIQLINREKALDLASFAELHAEMLELLHAEEGTISLSFPFFINKPAPVSGVPGLLDYEVSWIVDGSREDAELSVEVTVPVTSLCPCSKEISKYGAHNQRSHVIIMATFDPQKPFSTEDLIVIGEEGGSCPIWSTLKRPDEKYVTERAYENPKFVEDIVRDVAAVLNADERISAYRVSSENFESIHSHSAYAMIEHVKIS
- a CDS encoding SDR family NAD(P)-dependent oxidoreductase, which gives rise to MNAAEQPLKSDKQRSILITGCSSGIGYTAAHTLHDRGWQVVASARDAADVERLKDEGLSAVQLDLASPDSITIALDWTLKHTGGRLDALFNNGAFAIPGAVEDLPRNALAYQLDNGLLGWHDLTRRIVPLMRYQGHGRIVQNSSVLGLAVMRYRGSYCAMKFALEALSDALRLELNGSGVHVSLIEPGPIVSKFRENAFVEFQDWIDASGSVHKQQYLNMIQHLESDKREPFTLGPEAVVDKLIHALEAKKPKPRYYVTRATWLMSLARRLLPTTMMDRVVLRLAEKERSRYSK
- the trmB gene encoding tRNA (guanosine(46)-N7)-methyltransferase TrmB, whose translation is MTIRSFVLRQGRMTPGQERAFTELWPKYGIDLQEGDVINASTVFGDDRDLVIEIGFGNGETLVEMASAEPEKGFIGIEVHRPGVGHALLKIEQAGIENLRLICHDAVEVLRDYVVESSLSRVQVYFPDPWPKARHHKRRIIQQPFTDLIYARLRDGGELHCATDWENYAEWMRDVFVADEKWVNLGGEDGFAPRPSWRPLTKFEQRGINKGHGVWDLRYGKTLNN